In a genomic window of Epinephelus lanceolatus isolate andai-2023 chromosome 3, ASM4190304v1, whole genome shotgun sequence:
- the LOC117255405 gene encoding stonustoxin subunit beta-like isoform X1, which produces MEQDQQVPPFRPVFNTTPAPADDSLMDEPQTRADLLKYYCHLTLDPNTAYREMVLSEGNRKAELTDLVQDYPEHPERFSHLYQVLCKEGLTGRCYWEVEFDRSVEVAVAYKDLGRSDYYSECAFGCNDKSWSLDINSNSKCFRHNDEETEVPEPQSSRVGVYLDHKAGSLTYYCVCDTTLQLMHREETTFTKPLYPGLYVAFTAQLCDLE; this is translated from the exons Atg GAGCAAGACCAGCAAGTTCCACCCTTCCGCCCTGTGTTCAACACCACACCTGCCCCTG CAGATGATTCATTGATGGATGAGCCTCAGACCAGAGCAGACCTCTTAAAAT atTACTGTCACCTCACCCTGGACCCAAACACAGCATACAGAGAGATGGTCCTGTCTGAGGGGAACAGAAAGGCGGAGCTCACAGATCTAGTCCAGGACTACCCTGAACACCCAGAGAGGTTCTCTCACCTCTATCAGGTGCTGTGCAAAGAGGGTCTGACTGGACgctgttactgggaggtggagttTGACAGGTCTGTTGAAGTAGCAGTGGCGTACAAAGATCTGGGCAGATCAGACTATTATTCCGAGTGTGCGTTCGGGTGCAATGACAAATCCTGGAGTTTAGACATAAACAGTAACAGCAAATGTTTCAGACACAATGATGAGGAGACTGAGGTGCCGGAGCCTCAGTCCTCCAGAGTCGGTGTGTACCTCGATCATAAGGCGGGTAGTCTGACCTACTACTGTGTCTGTGACACGACGCTGCAGCTGATGCACAGAGAGGAAACCACTTTCACAAAGCCACTCTACCCAGGGCTGTATGTCGCATTCACTGCCCAGCTGTGTGACTTGGAATAG
- the LOC117255405 gene encoding stonustoxin subunit beta-like isoform X2, which produces MEQDQQVPPFRPVFNTTPAPDDSLMDEPQTRADLLKYYCHLTLDPNTAYREMVLSEGNRKAELTDLVQDYPEHPERFSHLYQVLCKEGLTGRCYWEVEFDRSVEVAVAYKDLGRSDYYSECAFGCNDKSWSLDINSNSKCFRHNDEETEVPEPQSSRVGVYLDHKAGSLTYYCVCDTTLQLMHREETTFTKPLYPGLYVAFTAQLCDLE; this is translated from the exons Atg GAGCAAGACCAGCAAGTTCCACCCTTCCGCCCTGTGTTCAACACCACACCTGCCCCTG ATGATTCATTGATGGATGAGCCTCAGACCAGAGCAGACCTCTTAAAAT atTACTGTCACCTCACCCTGGACCCAAACACAGCATACAGAGAGATGGTCCTGTCTGAGGGGAACAGAAAGGCGGAGCTCACAGATCTAGTCCAGGACTACCCTGAACACCCAGAGAGGTTCTCTCACCTCTATCAGGTGCTGTGCAAAGAGGGTCTGACTGGACgctgttactgggaggtggagttTGACAGGTCTGTTGAAGTAGCAGTGGCGTACAAAGATCTGGGCAGATCAGACTATTATTCCGAGTGTGCGTTCGGGTGCAATGACAAATCCTGGAGTTTAGACATAAACAGTAACAGCAAATGTTTCAGACACAATGATGAGGAGACTGAGGTGCCGGAGCCTCAGTCCTCCAGAGTCGGTGTGTACCTCGATCATAAGGCGGGTAGTCTGACCTACTACTGTGTCTGTGACACGACGCTGCAGCTGATGCACAGAGAGGAAACCACTTTCACAAAGCCACTCTACCCAGGGCTGTATGTCGCATTCACTGCCCAGCTGTGTGACTTGGAATAG